One Formosa agariphila KMM 3901 genomic window, TTTTGTAATGTTACCGGAAATTTAGTAGCTGGGGACACCTACACCATTTCTTTAGAAGGTGTTTTAGATGGCGATAAAAACTTTTTTGTAGCATATATCGATTTAGATGGCGATGGCGAATATAATTCCTTACAGAATGATGGTAATAATGGAGGAGAAGAGTTTAAGCTAGTAGAACTTGAAGATGATGATGATACAGTAACAGCGGAAATAGCTATTCCATTAAATGCAAAACCTGGTCTTACTAGTATTCGTATCGTAAAAACTGGAGAGGACGATGGTTCTTCTACTTGGGCTTGCTTTAATGAAATTCAAGATGAAGAGGTAACCTATAATAATGGTCAGATTGAAGAATACCCTTTATTTATAGAGCGAGAATGTATAACCTGGGAGCCTGGGACAGGTAATAACAAGTGGGACAATCAAAACAACTGGAATCCTAAAACTGTTCCAGACCAACATGATTGTGTAATTATACCTAGTCTAGACGAGGACCAATATCCTATACTTGATAATAATAATAATAATAATAATAATGATAATAAAGATGCAAAAGCCTACTCTGTTTATATTGAAGCTGGTGCTTCTCTAACATTAGAATCTAACAGTACACTTACGGTTGAAGATGATTTAAGTATAAACGGAGAACTATCCGTGTCTGGACAAGGTATTCTTACCGTAAATAATATATTAACGGTAGCCGGTAATTTAAATGCCTCAGATCAAAGTATCATTACCGTAGACGATTTATTGACATTAAGAGGTAATATCACCTTAAATGATGATGCCAGTTTTATTCAAACTAATGAAACTGACAGGAATGTATCTACTGGTACATTTACTGTAAACAGAACTCCCGAAACGGCACGTAGCACAGATTACGTGTATTGGTCTTCTCCTGTAGAAAAATTTAATATAGATGGTATTTCGACTACATCTCATCGTTATGAATGGTTACCAACAGTAGGTAATAAGTATGGAAATTGGTCAAAAGTTTCAAATATTAATATGACACCAGGAAAGGGTTATATTATAAGAGGTCATAATTATACAGCATCTTTCCAAGATAGCAAACCTAACAACGGAACTATAAATGCGAGTATTACTAGAGGAACTTACGATGGAGATGACTACAACGATAATTCAAGCACCCAAATATCAAAAGAAGATGACAATTGGAATTTAATTGGAAACCCATATCCTTCTGCCATTAGTGCAGATGATTTCATAACAAAAAACAGCGGTTCTTTAGATCCTGGTGGATCTGTATCAGGAGGAACTATTGAAGGCGGTGTTCGCATTTGGACTCACGCCAATGAACTTAGTTCAGATTACGATGATCCATTTTATGCTAGTGAAGGATCAAGCTATAATACAGATGACTATATAGCGTATACGCTATCCGGGTCTTCTCCATCTGGTTTCGACGGTTATATTGCCTCTGGACAAGGTTTCTTTGTATTAATGAAGCCTTCCGCAAACCAGTCAAAAAGTAATGCAACATTTACAAATGATATGCGTAGCTTTTCTTCTGAATATAAAAACGATGCCTTTTACAGATCAAACGATCAAAAAAACCGTGTATGGCTAAATTTAATCGATAGCAAAGAAACTGCTACAGAAATGCTATTAGGTTATTTTGATGGGGCTGTAAATGCTAAAGATCCTCTTTACGATGCAATTATTATGGACAATAGTGCCATGAGTTTGTATTCACTTATTGATGATGAGGCCATGGTTATTCAAGGTCGTAGAAACCCAATACAGCAAGATGATATTATACCACTAGGTTTTATTTCAACTAAAAAAGACCAATATAGTATAGGTATTAGTAAAGTAGATGGTGTATTTGAATCTGAAAATCAAAACATATATTTAGAAGACCTTTACACTAATACAACTCACGATTTAAGAAAGTCTGCTTATAGTTTCACATCGGAAGCAGGAACATTTAACAATCGTTTTGTGTTACGTTATCAAGCAAAAACACTTTCTGTGGATGATGTGATTACAAACAATACCTTTAAAATAATAGCTACTCAAGAATTTATAAAGGTTAGTACGGGCACTAGTACTATTAACACTATTGTGGTGTACGATGTGTTAGGTCGAGTACTTTATCAAGTAAATACATTAAATGCTTCAGAGGTTAAATTAGATCAGTTTAAACCAACTAATAGTCCGTTAATTGTTAGAGCTACTCTAAGTAATGGTAAAGAAAAAACTCAGAAAGTTATTTATTAGTGAATAGCAAAATCATTAACTATTTAAGATAATTAATAACTAAGAATTTAGACCTTAACTTTAAATAGTTAAGGTCTTTTTCGTTTACATGGGCTTCAAGTTTGAGAAACGTAATAATTTAACCCAAATTATCCGTTCGAGCTTTTAAGTCTGATGATCTAACTTTAAAAATAATTGGTATTTGGATAGCATCTCGACTGCGCTCGATGTGACATTATAGCTTAGGGAATGTTATTGTAAGATTATATCGAAAAATTTGAATGAAATAAAATACATTTACAAGAGCTAATAAGCTATCAGTTAGAGCATTATTAAAAAGCAATTTGAGAAATTGTTTTGAAGCTAGCGAACGGAGTTTGTCGAGAACTCAAGTACACTTTTATTCGCATCCTACTTGTCAGTTCGAGCGCAGTCGAGCCCCCTAAAAACTAAACCTACAAACAACCTTCGTTTAGATTACAAATAATTAGCATCTCGAATGGGCTCGCGTGACATAATCACGAAATCTGTTATAAAAGAATAAACACGCTTAAACCCCTTTGTCAGTTCGAGCATTAGTGAAAAGCAATTTGAGAAATTGTTTTGAAGCTAGCGAACGGAGTTTGTCGAGAACCGGTTTTAGTCGAGAACCAAAAGCACCAAACATATCATCAACCATTGTTTGGTTTATATTTAGAATGTGTCGCATTTCTACATTCGGCCAAAGCTTGAAGGCGATCGAATTCACCAGAAATTAGAGCCTCTTTCTTTGACTTACTCCATTTCTTGATCTGTTTTTCAAACATAATAGCTTGATTCGGTTCAAAAAATGATTCATAAAAAACTAACAAAACAGGTCTTCTTTTAAATGTGTAAGCATCTTTATATTTTCCTGAATTATGATTTTGTATGCGCTCTTCTAAATTAGACGTGAAACCAGTATAGTAGGTCCCATCATTACATTTTAATATGTATACATAATACTGTTTCATCTTAAACTAATTTACAAAAAAAATACAAGGTTAAAAGAATAAAGGCGAAAGCTGGCATCTCGACTGCGCTCGATGTGACATAATAGCTAGTGAAAAATTATTATAAGATAAACTAGACAGCAATTAAAGGTTGATTAAAACTAAATACATTTACTAGAGATTATGAGTTTGTCAAGAGCTCAAGTATACTTTCAGTCGTATCCGACTTGTCAGTTCGAGCATTAGTGAAAAGCAATTTGAGAAATTGTTTTGAAGCTAGCGAACGGAGTTTGTCGAGAACCCGCTTTAGTCGAAAACCAAAAAACGAAACCATAACATTAATCTTTGTTATTATATTAAGAAAGCATCACATTTCTACATTCTGTCTTGTCTTAAAAAGAATCGAAAACGTTCTAAACAAATAATAGTCAATGGATACCATCTCGGCTGCGCTCGATGTGACATAATCATGAAAACAGCATTAACTAACGGATCCTAAAAACCTATATATAAAACAACATAACTACCCTATTTAAACAGAAAAACAGTATTATAATTACGCATCAAAGCCATAGATAGTGTATAGATGAAGTATAGATAGTGTATTGTTAGTGTATAGATTCAATACCAATAGTGATAAAAAAACCTTGACTTAAAAAACAACATTACAAAAATCTCTTAAAAGAAAACAAAGGCCTTGACTTTAAATAGTTGAGGTCTTTTTCGTTTGTATACGCTTCACGTTCAAAGGAAATATTGTTGTAAGCCGAATTCCAATTTTTAAATTGATATAATCGAAACAAAAACTCGATACCATACCATATATAAAATGGTAAAATAAGTAATTCTAATTGCTGCTTTAAATGAATTCGTTCGTGGTTGATCAACACAACATTACGTTTTAATTTAGAATCTCGCAAAAACACAAACGGATATAAGGTAATGCCTTGGTAACCTTTTGGAGTAATATATTTTGAAATTAAAATCATATTTAAACACTTTCAAAAACCAATCCAAATTACATTATCTTTGTAAAAGATGAAAAAAATAATACCTTTAGAAGAAGGCGACTACTATTTAACTCCAGAAGGATATCGCTGTTTTACCGAGAAATATCACTTAAAAAGAGGTTACTGTTGTAAAAGTGGTTGCAGACATTGCCCTTATGGTTACGACAAGAAAACCGATACTTTTAAAAAGTAAATCGGAGTTAAACTTTAATTTAATAAAGGTGAGATTAGTGCTATTGCTGTCCACCTCATCATTGAGGGCATTAAACAGGACGACGTCTTAAATAATATTTTGGTACGATTATTGATTCTATTACACACGTATCTAGACCATTAAATATACATTAGAGATTGAATCTATTTTTAAAGGCATATTTTTACAAATATGATTTATGGAAACTTAATCCTTACTAATAAACTAAACATATGAAAAGACTCTTAAAATTTACACCTGTTTTAATCTTGCTTCTTATAGTAAGTGCCTGTAGTTCTATAAAAGTAGCTTCAGATTACGAAAAAGGAACTACGTTCGAACAATACAAAACCTATGCTTTTTATAAAACTGGGATTGATAAGGCTGAAATTAGTGACTTAGATAAAAAACGTATTCTACGAGCTATAGAAACAGAAATGACTAATAAAGGTTTTGTGAAATCTGAAAATCCAGACATATTAATAAGTATCTTTACTAAAGCTAGAGAAGAAATAAACATATACAATAATAACAATATGGGCTGGGGTCCTTATGGTTATGGTTGGGGATGGAGTCCGTATTATTACAACAATTTTAATAACACCTCTGTAACAAGCTCTACCGAAGGCACATTATTTATAGACCTTATAGATGCTAGCAAAAAAGAATTAGTTTGGCAAGGTGTGGGTTCTGGTTATTTAACCGAAAACATGAATAAAAAAGAAGAACGTATAAATGAGTTCGTGGGTAAAATTTTAGAAAATTATCCGCCTGAGCTTAAAAAATAATATTTTCCCTGAAAAAGAAAATTAGTGCTGGGAACCTAGAAATGGGTTCCTTTTTTTGTTTCTAAAAATACATTAGTATGCAAAATATCAGATTTACTTTTATCCTCATTAACTGTAAGCTGACATAGGTTCTAAAAGTATTCGTGATGTAAAACTCCTCTATTTTTAATTATGTTTAAACTGTTTTATACTTGCTTAAAACTTCCTTTGTAAAATTACTTAAAACTAAAGTTCCACTAATTTTCGCACGCTCTAACAGTAATTTGTCCCAGTGATTGGTGTTATGCCACATTACTGTTTTCATGGCTTTTACAGCTTCAGGATTATAGGTTCTTAACTTATTAACTAAAGTATCTACTTCCGCATTTAATTCAGATTGTGTTTCAAAAACTTGAGCATATAATCCTTTATTCTCTGCCCATGTTGCACTATAAAACTGTTCCGCATTCACAGTCAGTTCAGACATTGCTGAAATTCCTATTTTACGACTAACCGCAGGTTCTATAACAAACGGGCCAATCCCGATGCTTAATTCACTTAATTTAATAGATGCATACTGCGTTGCTAAACAATAATCGGCTGCAGCTGCTAGCCCCACACCACCTCCAACAGTTTTACCTTGAACTTTACAAATTATAAACTTGCAACATTTACGCATGGCGTTTATTACTTTCGCAAACCCTGAAAAGAATAACGCACCTTGCGCCTCAGTTTCAATTGTAATAAGCTCATCGAAACTAGCTCCAGCACAAAACGTTCTATCTCCAGCACTTTGTAAAACTATAACTTGAACAAAACTATTTTCAGCTGCCAAATTAATTTCTATTTCTAATTTTAAAAGCAAAGTGCTTGGCAATGCATTATGAGGCGGATTGCTGAATGTAATGGTGCTAACACCATCTAACACGTCTTGATTTACAAAAGAATTTTCCATTTTTTATTAGCCTAAATATTGAATATCGAAGATACAGATTTTTTTAAGTTGCTACTTGTAATGCTTTCATTTTCCTAAGAAAACTCGTATTTTTATAAAAAAGGATATGGGATTACTAGATTATTTATTCAGAAAACAAAAACGTGATATTGAATATTTCAAGTCTAGAGGTGCCATTATTTTAGATGTTCGTACTAAAAAAGAGTATAATAAAGGGCATATTATTGGTTCAGAAAATATTCCTATTAAAGATTTACATTTAAAAATTTCCGAACTAAAATCTACTCAAAAACCTTTTATAGTTTGTTGTGCAAGTGGTGTTAGATCGGCTAAAGCTGTAAAATCTTTATTAATAAATGGTATTGAAGCTACCAACGGCGGAAGTTACCAAACCTTAAAAAGGTTACTATAATTTTATATTCTCAAACGTATCTTCAGTAGTAATTGGCGTATTATTATACTGCAAAGTCCACCCCATAGAATTGGTTAAAACGTAGAACTTTGCCAATTCACTAATTAATCTGTTTTTCGAATTTTTCTTAAAATCTGAAGCTTCCACTTTTTTCATAAGTGATGCTTTTACTTTATTCTTAATCTTATTATAATCCTTAGCTTCAAACTGATTTAAAAAGTCGGCCTGAATATCATAATACTCGAATTCTGGACTAATTTTAATCTCTTCTTTAGGAATATAAGTAATGTTGAGAACTTTATTCACCTCATCAATATCGTAAGTAATTTGACTTAAATCGTAAGCTATAGTAACGTCGGCATTTACAACCACCAAGGCTTTTTTCTCGGCAGTAACCAAATACGGAAATACATCTCTAGAATCTTTATACGAAAATACTTCGCTAAAATGACCTTCGGTAACGACCAATTTACCCACATTTTTTATCTGCTCCTGAATTAACATAGAGTTTTCAATAAGCTGGGCATCGTCTGCTTTCTTTTCATTACAATACCTAAGCGTAAAGAATAGTACAATTGCAATTAGAACTCCGAAAGTTATATTTTTCATTAATTTAATTTTTAATGAAAGGTATAAAATATGTTTCTTAACCCGTCGTTTTTAAACATAAAAAAAGCATCAATTTCCTACTCACATACAAGATGCCTTTCTGAGATTGATGCTTTTAACAGATTGATTAATAGCAAGGCTAAAATAATTTTTTTTTAAATATTTAACGATTTTTTTAGATGACTAACATTAATATTAGTCATAAAGCTTTATAAATGAATTAATTAAAATAATTTCTTACAAAGAGAAAGAAACACCTTCTATTTCCCGTTTTACTGCTGTAATTCTCGCATGCAAATCTTTAAGAAATTTCTGATGTTGAACAGAGGAAGCATTTATAGGTTTATGATGTAATCCGTTTTGAATGATTTGCACCTCTTTCATTAACGACGTTGTAGTAGATGATAACCATGACGCTTTAAACTTGTCCCAAATATAATCGATAGCAACTTGATTCGGATGAATTAAATCGGATGCATAAAAGCGATAATCTCGAAGTTCGTCCATCATAATTTCATACGAAGGAAAATAATAAAGCTGATGTTTTTTATTAATCTCTACAAGTTGATGAATTGCTGAAATAAGATGGGATTTACTTCGGGTATTCTCCACCATACCATCTTTAGTATGACGAATAGGTGAAACCGTAAAAATAACATTCGCTTTCGGGTTTACTGCTGCAATTTCATCCAACATATGTTGTAACGATTCTAAGATCTCAACACTACTAAGTAACTCTTTTTTAAATGCCTTTTGTGGGACTTTATGGCAGTTAGCGACAATAGTGTTAGATTCTAAGTGCCGATATACCCATGCTGTTCCTAATGTAATAACAATATGAGTTGCACTTTCTAAATAGTGCTTGGTATGTTGTAATGCTACATTTAATCCGTTTAAAACTTCTGTCTTGTCAATTCCGCTTAATTTGGAATGCGCCTGATAACAGTGCCAAAGTTCATTCTGAAGAAATAAGTCATCTTCGGTATATACTTTACCCTTTATAGCATGTGTTATTAAGTGTTCTATAGCCTTTGGCTGAAACAAAACACCAAAGGGATTTTGAAGGTTTTTAAATTTAAAAAAATCGAACTTTTGCCCAATATTTTCTACAAAACAAGACCCCAATAACAACACTTTAGACTGATAATCGATTTGATTTTCGGTTTGTTGTTGTATTGGGATCTCGGTAAAAAATTTCATAGGTTAGGCCTTTACGACATAATTTTTGGCAGCTTCTAATGCTTCTGGTATACCTTCT contains:
- a CDS encoding GEVED domain-containing protein gives rise to the protein MITKTTYSVPFGTTSFNTTIFKQFALLLVFGLLNLVSNAQTVIILDQPGTGTFVVPCGINKIDIEVWGSGGAGGGSSISGGGGYAGLAGYYSIAQDINVVAGGDLDYSIAKGATGNISGSNHGGQSFIQLQFGSWTWVGANGNNGGDIANNSTDVAQNGVNAINDKDGNIIGTGGQANHAGDGFPGGPAAGGGGGTMVNGVPAKGGDGGDGMIRITMYGDTENTQYCKTTYSQVVEPITQITFAGIDNTSSATVNGSLENELFCNEVGTVVRGSDDNEIIIRGNTNGNKKNYFVAYIDWNQDGIFGDDEYEEQKLGELKNSTGAPDSEALVKNIKVPSDAKLGTTTMRIIKTGNNDGSATDACKEYKRGQAEDYTLVVKEFEDEDDEDDDSCTDIVYDCEPTFDEVVPITQVTFAGIDNSSDSSSNDELERFCDVTGTVTRGSSYSMTLGGETNGKDVYFVAFIDWDQDGEFEETNYDDDNERQKITNFSSNESSGTGTLVVPADAQLGTTTIRIIKRNGGSPNNPCDNYDEGQAEEYTLIVEDYDGSDCDPFTSTCYPEYDNVSPITRVKFSNIDNYSSSSSNEAVERFCNVTGNLVAGDTYTISLEGVLDGDKNFFVAYIDLDGDGEYNSLQNDGNNGGEEFKLVELEDDDDTVTAEIAIPLNAKPGLTSIRIVKTGEDDGSSTWACFNEIQDEEVTYNNGQIEEYPLFIERECITWEPGTGNNKWDNQNNWNPKTVPDQHDCVIIPSLDEDQYPILDNNNNNNNNDNKDAKAYSVYIEAGASLTLESNSTLTVEDDLSINGELSVSGQGILTVNNILTVAGNLNASDQSIITVDDLLTLRGNITLNDDASFIQTNETDRNVSTGTFTVNRTPETARSTDYVYWSSPVEKFNIDGISTTSHRYEWLPTVGNKYGNWSKVSNINMTPGKGYIIRGHNYTASFQDSKPNNGTINASITRGTYDGDDYNDNSSTQISKEDDNWNLIGNPYPSAISADDFITKNSGSLDPGGSVSGGTIEGGVRIWTHANELSSDYDDPFYASEGSSYNTDDYIAYTLSGSSPSGFDGYIASGQGFFVLMKPSANQSKSNATFTNDMRSFSSEYKNDAFYRSNDQKNRVWLNLIDSKETATEMLLGYFDGAVNAKDPLYDAIIMDNSAMSLYSLIDDEAMVIQGRRNPIQQDDIIPLGFISTKKDQYSIGISKVDGVFESENQNIYLEDLYTNTTHDLRKSAYSFTSEAGTFNNRFVLRYQAKTLSVDDVITNNTFKIIATQEFIKVSTGTSTINTIVVYDVLGRVLYQVNTLNASEVKLDQFKPTNSPLIVRATLSNGKEKTQKVIY
- a CDS encoding GIY-YIG nuclease family protein, encoding MKQYYVYILKCNDGTYYTGFTSNLEERIQNHNSGKYKDAYTFKRRPVLLVFYESFFEPNQAIMFEKQIKKWSKSKKEALISGEFDRLQALAECRNATHSKYKPNNG
- a CDS encoding DUF5522 domain-containing protein, with product MKKIIPLEEGDYYLTPEGYRCFTEKYHLKRGYCCKSGCRHCPYGYDKKTDTFKK
- a CDS encoding DUF4136 domain-containing protein; its protein translation is MKRLLKFTPVLILLLIVSACSSIKVASDYEKGTTFEQYKTYAFYKTGIDKAEISDLDKKRILRAIETEMTNKGFVKSENPDILISIFTKAREEINIYNNNNMGWGPYGYGWGWSPYYYNNFNNTSVTSSTEGTLFIDLIDASKKELVWQGVGSGYLTENMNKKEERINEFVGKILENYPPELKK
- a CDS encoding enoyl-CoA hydratase/isomerase family protein — translated: MENSFVNQDVLDGVSTITFSNPPHNALPSTLLLKLEIEINLAAENSFVQVIVLQSAGDRTFCAGASFDELITIETEAQGALFFSGFAKVINAMRKCCKFIICKVQGKTVGGGVGLAAAADYCLATQYASIKLSELSIGIGPFVIEPAVSRKIGISAMSELTVNAEQFYSATWAENKGLYAQVFETQSELNAEVDTLVNKLRTYNPEAVKAMKTVMWHNTNHWDKLLLERAKISGTLVLSNFTKEVLSKYKTV
- a CDS encoding rhodanese-like domain-containing protein is translated as MGLLDYLFRKQKRDIEYFKSRGAIILDVRTKKEYNKGHIIGSENIPIKDLHLKISELKSTQKPFIVCCASGVRSAKAVKSLLINGIEATNGGSYQTLKRLL
- a CDS encoding DUF4230 domain-containing protein; the encoded protein is MKNITFGVLIAIVLFFTLRYCNEKKADDAQLIENSMLIQEQIKNVGKLVVTEGHFSEVFSYKDSRDVFPYLVTAEKKALVVVNADVTIAYDLSQITYDIDEVNKVLNITYIPKEEIKISPEFEYYDIQADFLNQFEAKDYNKIKNKVKASLMKKVEASDFKKNSKNRLISELAKFYVLTNSMGWTLQYNNTPITTEDTFENIKL
- a CDS encoding GSCFA domain-containing protein — translated: MKFFTEIPIQQQTENQIDYQSKVLLLGSCFVENIGQKFDFFKFKNLQNPFGVLFQPKAIEHLITHAIKGKVYTEDDLFLQNELWHCYQAHSKLSGIDKTEVLNGLNVALQHTKHYLESATHIVITLGTAWVYRHLESNTIVANCHKVPQKAFKKELLSSVEILESLQHMLDEIAAVNPKANVIFTVSPIRHTKDGMVENTRSKSHLISAIHQLVEINKKHQLYYFPSYEIMMDELRDYRFYASDLIHPNQVAIDYIWDKFKASWLSSTTTSLMKEVQIIQNGLHHKPINASSVQHQKFLKDLHARITAVKREIEGVSFSL